Genomic segment of Dunckerocampus dactyliophorus isolate RoL2022-P2 chromosome 13, RoL_Ddac_1.1, whole genome shotgun sequence:
AAAAGTGccctcttaaagggatagtttggattttttgacatgaagtcgtaTGACCTCCACATCAGCAGTGCAGTGCATCAACGATGACTTATCACCGTTGATGGGCTACACCGCTAATAGGGATATCATATTACAACATGTCACAAAATCTGAACCATCCCTTTAAGTTGACGTCAATTACACGGTCGACATGAAATTGTTGGGTACATGTCGACGCATGTTTGCGTGTTGTCAGCTTCATCGTAATCACTCAGCAGCTTGCCACAACACACGGTAGCTCCTGCCTCGTTACACAGCAGTAAAAATGCACaccgtgacttcctgttcaaaataaaaacacgatAGTATCAATCCGGACTGTAcgcccatttatttatttaccttttttagccaccagaagaaagatttgcatatttacaaaagcTTTGTTGTCAAATTAGCCAGCAGGTCTGTTAGATAAGCGTATCAAATATTGTAACGTCGGCGGAATGACGATGAAGCAGGATGACTGTCAGCCTTTCATTGAAGTTTACAAGAACAACACTGTGTACctgacagcaggggtgtccaaactttttcctacgagggccacatagtgaaacgtGAAATGACGCAAGggctgctttgatattttgtaaagcaacacagtagatatgctgagaagtcatatattttaagaaaaaactgcatctcagctctgtGATGTCGGTGAAAAAGCCGATTACTAATACCAACTTTGCCTTTTGCgcttttttccttatttttgctgtttttgttttttcaaccatttcaactttcctcgtaaataatctttgtcaattttcttctcgtagtattatgactctattcccataatattatacctttctcgaacctaattttccaaaaatgagaattttattaacattacgactttttaaaaaataacatgttttctttaatattttacgtctatgctactaaaatgacattatttttcctcataatattacaagtttattcttgtaaaattgcaacatagAACACAACTATATATACTATTCTCCAAATATTTGGACGTGTAAAATTACaggtgttttttccatttctgctgttttttatcttccacttcaactttcttcttgtgaatttactcctaatgactttattcccataatatttggactttattctcctaacattagaacttctgcaacctaattttccaaacattacagcttattttattacaacttaaacaaaacagcttttttttactttaatatttaaactttatgctactaaaatgacatatttttcctcataacatgagagtgttattcttgtgaaattacaaaatatctctttagattacaactgttttctcttaatatttgtaatttatccttgtaaaattaccttGGATTTTTCCATTATTGCTGTTGTTAATTTTTCGTTTtccccgggccacacttcgGACACCTCTGCCTTACAGCAAGACAAGACGCACTCCATGCTTCAAGACGGTTCGTaactcttcttctctcttgGGCTTGCTATAGCTAGCAGGCGAACGCCACTGCCCCCTGTAGCGCAACCCTTGAATCACAGCTCAGGACCCTGCACATGCACAAGACTCCCGGCTGAAAGAACTGAAAGATTGAAGGATTGCACACACAACAGGCAAACACgtcatgcattttaaacgtCTGATAGACCACCCACCAACATTTCCGTCCAGTCTCCTCTCGTCAACGACAACTCACACGACGCTTCACGTTTTAGTCATCAAATGTTCACCTCGACACTGTTTCGTTTCCATCGTGAAAAAAAAGCTTCGTCAAGGAAACAACACTGCTccgaatcaacatttgcaataaatatgACCATTGTGACACATCCATTAGATACAAAACTCTCCCCTCCTCTCTTGAATGCCACTGCTTGCTCACAATAAAGGACGCTAACAAGCCAAATGCACAGAAGCACGATCCAGCCTTAAACCTgataatatgcctcacacactttttgaatgtattttaaatGATGTGTCTCACCATTAAAGAATGATAATGGGAGATGACTAACAGAGCAGATGGAATCGGGGTCACAGTCTAGCCTTGTAGGCTGGTCGTCAGGCTGCCGCGCTTCCGTCTGTTGTGGGGCCACCTCCGTCTCCCTCAGCAGTACTCCGCAGGCCATTGGGTGGTCCCGTCTAGCCGTCCGAGATGATGCAGCTGTACCGCCAATGccacgtctacataatccatacCGCTtgtctgttgtaattccagtgaACATACAGGAGAGTCACTCGTGTTTACCCTGCTGCAAAGTTTGAGGCCAGGTTGTAAGAAGGTCTACTGTCACACAGGGCACCGCCATCTTGCACTGACAGGTACATCGCTCATGTATGCTTTATTGTTATGCACTACAATGTATGCTTTACTATCACGGATTTCTAAATTACTACAAATTATTTAAGATGTGTTTAAGATTGCCTGTTTTTTGTAGAGAAAAACAAGGATTTTTATCTccacaaataattttttttttaaattacatttattttatttacttgttAAATTTGCTTTTTTATCATTAAATTGAATTTCATttccacaaattaaaaaaaaaatgttattgaccaaaaatctgcaaattggGGTGCACCGGTTACAATTTTTGGCCGATCACCAATCTTTAAAAATCCTCGTATTTTGGCCAATaccgatttaaaaaaataacttacaGCATTCTCCTTCATgatcttattttgttgaaaaacattgaacaacaaaaataaacaataaaaaataaagtgcacagtgACCGAAAATGGCTGGTCGTCCAATGCCATGAACGCTcaaattttcctcatattacgggagttattttttatgacactcttattttgttaccaCAAGCGCTCTTATTTTAAAAGGCCGGACGTGTGTTGAAAAGGCcttttgactgttgctaaagAGACAGCCGTGGCCCCCGTCCATTTttttacaccaaacttccacgACATCGGCGGTCAGCCTGAAGCCCTCGATTAcagtagctttgctcttttcactgctcataagcTCTAAAAGCAGACTGCTGCGTGGCTCTTTGGTCGGGCTAGCTTTAGCTTGattgctagctgtcagtctgCATGTGCAAAAGAGACAGTGACCgactttcagacctttgcgGATATGGATGAGAGCGGTGGAAATAATTGTACAGTAAGTATCGGCCGATCGCCGATccccagtggcggttctagctatgggccatatgggcaattgcccagggtGGCAACCTCTTGGGGGCGCTGCGATAATGAATCCCATTTATTGTGTTCAGAGCTCATTTCCTCATCAAGTCAGGATGTACGGCAGATGGGCAAGAAGAGGAGAAACGGGGCCAAAGATGAAGCTTCTGGAATGCATGTGATCAAGTTAACGTTACTTGGTGACTATGCTACAACCGtgcttcatttgttttcttgaatTGTGTAAACAAGAATGTAAATCAATTGCAATTTAATGAGAGCttgtgcaatattttggagCACTTCTGCAgttgaaaaaaacatctgtaaacAGCAGTTGTGCGAGTGCGTGTTTAGTTTGAGGAAAAGAGGCTCGGGGGGTTGTACTTAAAGGATTTGTGCATTTGCttgtttattaatatatattttatttcttttgtggCAATTTATAACTTCATATGGTTACAAAATATAGGCTTTGTAAAGAAAAACTAGTAGTGTAAAtgtatttgtgcatgtgtgccaCAGCGTCGCTCGGCCCAGGGCGTCACTCAAGCCAGGCACTGCCGAGCTCCCAAAATTAAGGAAATTGTCGCCGCAAACAATGGTGAGTTTCTGTTTCGACAACAGCTTATGATGACAACCACTTATGTCCAAGTGGGCCTGCTGGTCCGGAGGGCGCGATTTCAAAGTTACAAAACAACCGACGGAACTTTAGCAAAACCCCCGTCAGTGATGAAGTTTACCTGCGAGCTCCAGGCAGCAAAAAGCAAATCAATGAGCGGCACGTCGCAGTCGATGGAGAGCGTCTTCCATCACCGTCTGCACCAATAAGACGGAAGCTTACCTGTGCACTTACTCCGCCGGCAGGCAGAGTCAGCGAGCGTGGAAACACCAAGTCAGGGAAAAGAAAAAGTGCCTCTTGCTCACGCTgcatgcttgcttgcttgctaatGCATCTTCCTCAGCGTCCTGCTGTGCCCACCCAAATGCTTTCTTTGCAACACCGCGAGCTGATGCAGCCAGTGTGCCGCTAAATGGGCTTGGATTAACAAACACTGGCCACACGTATGCAACAATAGATAGCATTCAGGGCAGTAACTGTAGTCAGGGCACAGTAACTGTGCTGtagtatgcatgccaggccagaaGGTGGCGATCATCTCTACTATAGGACTTTTGGGCACCCTCGTGTTGGTATAATAACTGAAGTGGTGTGGTATCTGAAAAGGTGGAGTCAGACACGCTGCAGTTCCATCATTTGGTTGACACATAAATTGAAATTTggattgcaaaaacaaaaaatgccaaGCAAtcattctgttgactttattcatagAGCACCTTAAAAAGCAAGACGGTGCTGCACACCAGGGCAGGACAAGTAAAAGCAGCAGCGGTGCAATGAAAAAAgatcaataaaatgaataaaaacatctaaaacaagaagaacaaaataaaacatgtttcatTGACTAGAATTTCtgtcaaatgtcaaatgttGTTTCCATACAGGAAGGGTAATCAGGCTCTCCGCAGCATcttaaaaaaagtctaaaatcgAATCAT
This window contains:
- the LOC129192724 gene encoding uncharacterized protein LOC129192724 encodes the protein MRWSYPSGAQKARQTQTHDDSQTLLTAAALPNAVVLEMKLRVTLIITKIEHTGESLVFTLLQSLRPGCKKVYCHTGHRHLALTELISSSSQDVRQMGKKRRNGAKDEASGMHVIKLTLLGDYATTRRSAQGVTQARHCRAPKIKEIVAANNVGLLVRRARFQSYKTTDGTLAKPPSVMKFTCELQAAKSKSMSGTSQSMESVFHHRLHQ